From Salinirubellus salinus, the proteins below share one genomic window:
- a CDS encoding YeeE/YedE family protein, with amino-acid sequence MLEGLAGFFPNGVERYAVGGLLVGLGTLVVYAGTGIAAGASTFLESTLSYVSDASRFQQYRPSRDWRVLFTVSIVLGAAVYAVLFQGGAWTTGVEPWRLFVGGIFVGVGTRIGKGCTSGHGICGVGSASRTSLIGVATFVLVAIVTANVIAALGGGL; translated from the coding sequence ATGCTCGAAGGACTCGCCGGCTTCTTCCCAAACGGGGTAGAGCGCTACGCCGTCGGAGGGTTGCTGGTCGGCCTGGGGACGCTGGTCGTCTACGCCGGCACCGGTATCGCCGCCGGCGCGAGCACGTTCCTCGAGTCGACCCTCTCGTACGTCTCGGACGCCTCGCGGTTCCAGCAGTACCGCCCGTCGCGTGACTGGCGCGTGCTGTTCACCGTCAGCATCGTCCTCGGGGCGGCCGTCTACGCCGTCCTGTTCCAGGGCGGTGCCTGGACGACCGGGGTCGAGCCGTGGCGGCTGTTCGTCGGCGGCATCTTCGTCGGCGTCGGCACCCGCATCGGCAAGGGGTGTACCTCCGGCCACGGAATCTGCGGGGTCGGGAGCGCCTCTCGGACCTCGCTGATCGGCGTCGCGACCTTCGTCCTGGTGGCGATCGTCACGGCGAACGTGATCGCCGCGCTCGGAGGTGGCCTGTGA
- a CDS encoding MBL fold metallo-hydrolase has translation MNPDELGVEMPDVTVESTTPEDLKARIDGGEPVTILDSRMASDYEEWRIDGENVESINVPYFEFLDEEIPEDVLDRIPEDEHVTVLCAKGGASEYVAATLVERGYDVDHLEDGMNGWASIYEAEEVTAYDGPGTVLQYQRPSSGCLGYLVYDGEEAAIIDPLRAFTDRYLADAEELGVDLTYAIDTHIHADHISGVRALAEEGVEGVIPEAAAGRGVTYTDDVTLAADGDEFDVGDATVETVFTPGHTTGMTSYLVGDSLLATGDGLFIESVARPDLEEGDDGAPDAARMLYESLQERVLTLDDDVLVGGAHFSDAADPADDATYTAPIGDLRERMDALTMDEDDFVDLVLADMPPRPANYEQIIATNLGQEAVDDDEAFTLELGPNNCAASQDALTSD, from the coding sequence ATGAACCCGGACGAGTTGGGCGTGGAGATGCCCGACGTGACTGTCGAATCGACGACGCCCGAAGACCTCAAGGCCCGTATCGACGGCGGCGAGCCGGTCACCATCCTCGACTCGCGGATGGCCAGCGACTACGAGGAGTGGCGCATCGACGGCGAGAACGTCGAGAGCATCAACGTCCCCTACTTCGAGTTCCTGGACGAGGAGATCCCCGAGGACGTCCTCGATCGCATCCCCGAGGACGAGCACGTCACCGTCCTCTGCGCGAAGGGTGGCGCGAGCGAGTACGTCGCCGCGACGCTCGTCGAGCGCGGCTACGACGTCGACCACCTCGAGGACGGGATGAACGGCTGGGCCTCCATCTACGAGGCCGAGGAGGTCACGGCGTACGACGGTCCGGGGACCGTCCTGCAGTACCAGCGCCCCTCTAGCGGGTGTCTCGGCTACCTCGTCTACGACGGCGAGGAGGCCGCGATCATCGACCCGCTCAGGGCGTTCACCGACCGCTACCTCGCGGACGCCGAGGAGCTGGGCGTCGACCTGACGTACGCCATCGACACGCACATCCACGCGGACCACATCTCCGGCGTGCGCGCGCTCGCCGAGGAGGGCGTGGAGGGCGTCATCCCCGAGGCCGCCGCCGGCCGCGGGGTCACCTACACGGACGACGTGACGCTGGCGGCCGACGGCGACGAGTTCGACGTCGGCGACGCGACCGTCGAGACGGTGTTCACGCCCGGGCACACCACCGGGATGACCTCCTACCTCGTCGGGGACAGCCTGCTCGCGACGGGCGACGGGCTGTTCATCGAGAGCGTCGCGCGCCCGGACCTCGAGGAGGGTGACGACGGCGCACCCGACGCGGCCCGCATGCTCTACGAGAGCCTGCAGGAGCGCGTGCTGACGCTCGACGACGACGTCCTCGTCGGCGGGGCGCACTTCAGCGACGCCGCCGACCCGGCCGACGACGCCACCTACACCGCGCCCATCGGCGACCTGCGCGAGCGGATGGACGCGCTGACGATGGACGAGGACGACTTCGTCGACCTCGTCCTCGCGGACATGCCCCCGCGCCCGGCGAACTACGAGCAGATCATCGCCACCAACCTCGGTCAGGAGGCCGTCGACGACGACGAGGCGTTCACGCTCGAGCTCGGGCCGAACAACTGCGCCGCCAGCCAGGACGCGCTCACGAGCGACTAA
- a CDS encoding sulfurtransferase TusA family protein, producing MSTETPTETLDVKGQNCPMPVVKTKGAFDALAPGGTLEVVATDSGSVSDIAGWAESTEGAELLDQEESTEGGEAVFKHYIRKAE from the coding sequence ATGAGCACCGAGACACCTACCGAGACGCTCGACGTGAAAGGACAGAACTGCCCGATGCCGGTCGTGAAGACGAAAGGCGCGTTCGACGCGCTCGCGCCGGGCGGGACCCTCGAAGTGGTCGCCACCGACTCCGGCAGTGTGAGCGACATCGCCGGCTGGGCGGAGTCCACCGAGGGCGCCGAACTGCTCGACCAGGAGGAGTCGACGGAGGGCGGCGAGGCCGTCTTCAAGCACTACATCCGCAAGGCCGAGTGA
- a CDS encoding DsrE/DsrF/DrsH-like family protein, whose protein sequence is MSTDTPTPADGAPSPEEFEAMRTRMEELEEELASVKADVSDSPKKMVIVATKGTLDMAYPPLILASTAAAFGYDVTVFHTFWGLEILHEENSKDLQLSAVGNPNMPMPNAIAALPGMDRVTTGMMRKRIAENEVASIEELIEMSLDQGVDLQACQMTIELLGYDEDEFYDGVTTGVGAASAFQEMVEADIQLLV, encoded by the coding sequence ATGAGCACGGACACCCCGACCCCCGCCGACGGCGCCCCCTCGCCAGAGGAGTTCGAGGCGATGCGCACGCGGATGGAGGAACTGGAGGAGGAGCTCGCGTCGGTCAAGGCCGACGTCTCCGACTCGCCCAAGAAGATGGTCATCGTGGCGACGAAGGGGACGCTCGACATGGCCTACCCGCCACTCATCCTCGCCTCCACCGCGGCCGCGTTCGGCTACGACGTGACCGTGTTCCACACGTTCTGGGGGCTCGAGATACTCCACGAGGAGAACTCGAAGGACCTCCAGCTCAGCGCCGTCGGCAACCCGAACATGCCGATGCCCAACGCCATCGCCGCGCTCCCCGGCATGGACCGCGTCACCACCGGCATGATGCGAAAGCGCATCGCCGAGAACGAGGTGGCCAGCATCGAGGAGCTCATCGAGATGTCGCTCGACCAGGGCGTCGACCTGCAGGCCTGTCAGATGACCATCGAACTGCTGGGCTACGACGAGGACGAGTTCTACGACGGCGTCACCACCGGTGTCGGCGCGGCCAGCGCCTTCCAGGAGATGGTCGAGGCGGACATCCAGTTGCTGGTCTGA
- a CDS encoding CBS domain-containing protein, translated as MTIDRLTRKDVVTATGDVSAADLARTMKERDVGSVVVVSDDRPIGVVTDRDLVLYVMATDRDPEEATARDLMSEDLFSVEAGDGVFAVMSRMADAGVRRVPVTEAGELVGVVALDDLVVLLANELGNLAAVIEAEMPPVTEVEP; from the coding sequence ATGACCATCGATCGACTCACGCGGAAGGACGTCGTGACAGCCACGGGCGACGTGTCGGCGGCCGACCTCGCCAGGACGATGAAAGAGCGCGACGTCGGTAGCGTCGTCGTCGTCAGTGACGACCGGCCCATCGGAGTCGTCACCGACCGCGACCTCGTGTTGTACGTCATGGCGACCGACCGGGACCCCGAGGAGGCGACGGCGCGCGACCTCATGTCCGAGGACCTGTTCAGCGTCGAGGCCGGCGACGGGGTGTTCGCGGTGATGAGCCGGATGGCCGACGCCGGCGTCCGGCGCGTCCCCGTCACCGAGGCGGGCGAACTCGTGGGCGTCGTCGCCCTCGACGACCTGGTGGTGCTGCTGGCGAACGAACTCGGCAACCTCGCCGCGGTCATCGAGGCGGAGATGCCCCCCGTCACGGAGGTGGAGCCGTGA
- a CDS encoding DUF2267 domain-containing protein has protein sequence MNFDEFTGQLQHRLGTPGTGETVRAARATLSTLGARIPEGAAEDLAASLPMEIDWYLTGAPREHGQRFDWREFVQRVAEIEGAEPQDAAYHAQLVMDLVAELVPPSDLADLRGMLPEAEDEENWRKLFAVVDAGGWVDSSASAP, from the coding sequence GTGAACTTCGACGAGTTCACCGGGCAACTCCAGCACCGACTGGGGACGCCCGGCACGGGAGAGACGGTGCGCGCGGCGCGTGCGACGCTGTCGACGCTCGGAGCGCGCATCCCCGAGGGCGCGGCCGAGGACCTCGCGGCCTCGCTCCCGATGGAGATCGACTGGTACCTCACCGGGGCGCCCCGCGAACACGGCCAGCGGTTCGACTGGCGCGAGTTCGTCCAGCGGGTCGCCGAGATCGAGGGTGCCGAACCGCAGGACGCGGCCTACCACGCCCAGCTCGTGATGGACCTCGTCGCCGAACTCGTCCCGCCCTCGGACCTCGCGGACCTCCGCGGGATGCTCCCCGAGGCCGAGGACGAGGAGAACTGGCGGAAACTGTTCGCCGTGGTGGACGCCGGTGGCTGGGTCGACTCCAGTGCCAGTGCGCCCTGA
- a CDS encoding phosphoribosyltransferase, which yields MFSDRTDAGHRLGERLVELGVETDVVLAVPRGGLPVGRAVADALGAPLDVVAARKLGAPGNAELAIGAVAADGTVWLNDPLVAELGIGEAYVEDAVEHERGVAEGKLQRYREGRPPLDLQGRQVVVVDDGVATGATTIACLRQVREAGAARVVLAVPVGPPDTVARLGREADEVVCLATPERFGAVGRFYDSFTQVSDEEAMGYLDPA from the coding sequence GTGTTTAGCGACCGGACCGACGCGGGGCACCGACTCGGCGAGCGCCTCGTCGAACTGGGCGTCGAGACGGACGTCGTGCTCGCGGTGCCACGCGGTGGGCTGCCGGTCGGCCGGGCCGTCGCGGACGCGCTCGGCGCGCCGCTGGACGTCGTCGCCGCGCGGAAACTGGGGGCGCCGGGGAACGCGGAACTGGCCATCGGCGCCGTCGCCGCCGACGGCACCGTCTGGCTGAACGACCCGCTCGTCGCGGAACTGGGTATCGGCGAGGCGTACGTCGAGGACGCCGTCGAGCACGAACGGGGGGTCGCCGAGGGGAAACTCCAGCGCTACCGCGAGGGTCGGCCCCCGCTCGACCTGCAGGGCAGGCAGGTCGTGGTCGTGGACGACGGGGTCGCCACGGGAGCGACGACCATCGCCTGTCTCCGGCAGGTGCGCGAGGCCGGGGCCGCACGGGTCGTCCTCGCGGTCCCGGTCGGGCCGCCGGACACCGTCGCCCGCCTCGGACGGGAGGCCGACGAGGTGGTCTGTCTCGCCACCCCCGAGCGGTTCGGTGCCGTCGGACGGTTCTACGATTCGTTCACGCAGGTCAGCGACGAGGAGGCGATGGGGTACCTCGACCCGGCCTGA
- a CDS encoding Hsp20/alpha crystallin family protein: MIERDDEFVVAIDMPGFEREDVDIKVTNHTLRIRGDHAEAFDEERDRFVRHERRHESVDRSVRLPGEVDPEKVTAKMTNGVLTVTLPRTEAENERKIEIE; encoded by the coding sequence ATGATAGAGCGCGACGACGAGTTCGTCGTCGCCATCGACATGCCCGGCTTCGAGCGGGAGGACGTCGACATCAAGGTGACGAACCACACCCTCCGCATCCGCGGCGACCACGCGGAGGCGTTCGACGAGGAGCGCGACCGGTTCGTCCGACACGAGCGACGACACGAGTCCGTCGACCGCTCCGTCCGACTCCCCGGCGAGGTCGACCCCGAGAAGGTCACCGCGAAGATGACCAACGGTGTCCTCACGGTGACACTCCCGCGCACCGAGGCGGAGAACGAACGGAAGATCGAGATCGAGTAG
- a CDS encoding AEC family transporter, with amino-acid sequence MGFLGVPFVAAAFGGLTAAKASIVLGVGSLVQVTLTVLLLTRLTSAEADLRAELLGVARNPVLIALGLGLLGAALGVAVPDTATTALDAVGTLALPIALLSVGASLTVETGLVDPPAVGAVAGVKLLVMPALALAVFLGLGPSPSTLRAGVLMLAMPTAVSTYIYASELGGDRDLASATVVATTVGAVATLFLVVEVLGLVV; translated from the coding sequence ATGGGGTTCCTCGGCGTGCCGTTCGTCGCCGCGGCGTTCGGCGGGCTGACCGCGGCGAAGGCGAGCATCGTCCTCGGCGTCGGGTCGCTCGTGCAGGTCACCCTGACGGTGCTCCTGCTCACCCGCCTGACGAGCGCCGAGGCCGACCTCCGCGCGGAGCTGCTCGGCGTCGCCCGGAACCCGGTGCTGATCGCGCTCGGACTGGGCCTGCTCGGGGCCGCGCTCGGCGTCGCAGTGCCCGACACGGCGACCACCGCCCTCGACGCGGTGGGGACGCTCGCGCTCCCCATCGCCCTGCTCTCGGTCGGGGCGTCGCTCACGGTCGAGACGGGGCTGGTCGACCCGCCGGCGGTGGGCGCCGTCGCTGGCGTGAAACTGCTCGTGATGCCCGCGCTGGCGCTCGCGGTGTTCCTCGGGCTCGGTCCGTCGCCGTCGACGCTCCGGGCGGGCGTGCTGATGCTCGCGATGCCCACCGCCGTCTCGACGTACATCTACGCCAGCGAACTCGGCGGGGACCGCGACCTCGCGAGCGCCACCGTGGTGGCGACGACGGTGGGCGCCGTGGCGACGCTGTTCCTCGTCGTCGAGGTACTCGGACTCGTCGTCTGA
- a CDS encoding ribonuclease H-like domain-containing protein produces MTQQTLTGSALTGRTLLAFDLETVSPDVPADEYPDFDDPGDFELLAAAVAVQRPGTRPSETPDEATVLFREGASREAEAAFGARLVDALADADPDTLVTFNGDRFDLPVTAGRLERTGAADATTALDALLESVDHLDLKHSAWSAYGNYTSLEELCAHQDLAVGRTHWADYALDVAGMDTVLDRARESYVTSADVAAAGEVYLAALDAGADASTLEAVLTDYTLADVDHLFTLADRHPF; encoded by the coding sequence ATGACCCAGCAGACGCTCACCGGCAGCGCCCTCACCGGCCGGACCCTCCTCGCGTTCGACCTGGAGACGGTCTCGCCCGACGTCCCCGCCGACGAGTACCCCGACTTCGACGACCCCGGTGATTTCGAGTTGCTCGCGGCCGCCGTCGCCGTCCAGCGGCCCGGCACACGCCCGAGCGAGACGCCAGACGAGGCGACGGTGCTGTTCCGCGAGGGGGCGTCACGCGAGGCCGAAGCGGCGTTCGGCGCCCGCCTCGTCGACGCTCTCGCCGACGCCGACCCGGACACGCTGGTGACGTTCAACGGCGACCGGTTCGACCTCCCCGTGACCGCCGGCCGGCTCGAGCGGACCGGGGCGGCCGACGCCACGACGGCGCTCGACGCGCTGCTCGAGTCGGTCGACCACCTCGACCTGAAACACAGCGCGTGGAGCGCGTACGGGAACTACACCAGCCTCGAGGAGCTCTGCGCGCACCAGGACCTCGCCGTCGGGCGCACCCACTGGGCCGACTACGCGCTCGACGTGGCCGGGATGGACACGGTCCTCGACCGGGCGCGAGAGTCGTACGTCACGAGCGCCGACGTGGCCGCTGCCGGGGAGGTGTACCTCGCGGCCCTCGACGCCGGCGCGGACGCGAGCACGCTGGAGGCCGTCCTGACCGACTACACGCTTGCCGACGTGGACCACCTGTTCACCCTCGCGGACCGCCACCCGTTCTGA
- the fer gene encoding ferredoxin Fer translates to MASPFDVLGIDPDADDETVEDAYRARVKEAHPDHGGSVREFQTVRNAYERIQAGYDAADHAEETADPEVPEEEEEAGTLEPDQTRIHYLDYEVLQEEGWQLTDEDLFEKAAEAGLGSEEFGTFVIEPKQTLLEAAEENGLVWPYACRGGACTNCAVAIIEGEMPMSSNHILPSSMTDRGIRLSCLTAPTSQEAKIVFNVKHLPGLDDLRLPLSRFNRAELDD, encoded by the coding sequence GTGGCATCCCCGTTCGACGTCCTCGGCATCGACCCCGACGCCGACGACGAGACTGTCGAGGACGCCTACCGCGCTCGGGTGAAGGAGGCACACCCGGACCACGGGGGGTCGGTCCGCGAGTTCCAGACCGTCAGGAACGCCTACGAGCGTATCCAGGCGGGCTACGACGCGGCCGACCACGCCGAGGAGACGGCCGACCCGGAGGTCCCCGAAGAGGAGGAGGAGGCCGGGACGCTCGAACCCGACCAGACCCGCATCCACTACCTCGACTACGAGGTCCTGCAGGAGGAGGGCTGGCAACTCACCGACGAGGACCTGTTCGAGAAGGCCGCCGAGGCCGGACTGGGGAGCGAGGAGTTCGGCACGTTCGTCATCGAGCCGAAACAGACCCTGCTGGAGGCGGCCGAGGAGAACGGCCTCGTCTGGCCGTACGCCTGCCGCGGGGGCGCCTGCACGAACTGTGCGGTCGCCATCATCGAGGGCGAGATGCCGATGTCCTCGAACCACATCCTCCCCTCGTCGATGACCGACCGCGGCATCCGCCTCTCCTGTCTCACCGCGCCCACCTCGCAGGAGGCGAAGATCGTCTTCAACGTCAAGCACCTACCCGGCCTCGACGACCTGCGCCTGCCGCTCTCGCGGTTCAACCGCGCGGAACTCGACGACTGA
- a CDS encoding tail fiber domain-containing protein, giving the protein MPETPNHDYNVPNAGAEDWHVPLNENFEQYDTDIEIRDEASRRGDYDPKQGAKFLETDTGLVYQGDGSAWVPALAYGRYVPADSADQTGNIVFGHPANSVGSDAVGATIGGGGTAANPNTVTGTFATIGGGRVNTSGGANSTVGGGVINRASGSNSTVGGGRGNTGNGENSTVGGGISNDVVGRGATVGGGSGNLAQEEHATIGGGLDNRALKADATVGGGNANVARGFGTVVSGGDTNQADEAYSTVAGGEANSTSAPYSTVGGGHINVASAEKSTISGGVRNEATGGYATVGGGEENTAEDFGATTAGGYQNRASSQGSSVAGGTKNVANGSDAAVGGGHLNGASGYRSTVGGGTNSSASGRESTVAGGSRNEADADRSAVGGGYSNFARGEASTVPGGSVNAANGDYAFAAGRKANAEGNGTFVWGDSSDNGVTATQDDEFKVQAGGGAVIFSSSDHSSGVNLRSGSGSWSAWSTRASKANVEAVDPETVLDGVESLDISTWNYRAQGAETRHMGPMAEEFAEAFGLGADDERISNVDADGVAFAAIQGLAERLDEREARVEELESENEELRDRLSALEARVESMATTDGAASDPALADD; this is encoded by the coding sequence ATGCCCGAGACACCAAACCACGACTACAACGTCCCGAACGCGGGCGCCGAGGACTGGCACGTCCCGCTGAACGAGAACTTCGAGCAGTACGATACGGACATCGAGATACGCGACGAGGCGTCCAGACGAGGGGACTACGACCCGAAACAGGGGGCGAAGTTCCTGGAGACGGATACCGGACTCGTCTATCAGGGGGACGGCTCGGCGTGGGTTCCCGCGCTGGCGTACGGGCGGTACGTGCCAGCGGATTCGGCCGACCAGACGGGAAACATCGTCTTCGGACACCCGGCGAACAGTGTCGGCTCCGACGCTGTCGGGGCCACCATCGGCGGGGGTGGTACTGCTGCCAATCCGAACACTGTGACAGGCACTTTTGCGACCATCGGTGGCGGGCGGGTCAACACGTCGGGCGGAGCGAATTCGACAGTCGGTGGCGGGGTGATAAATAGGGCCAGTGGATCGAATTCGACGGTCGGTGGTGGGAGAGGAAATACGGGTAACGGAGAGAACTCGACAGTTGGGGGAGGAATCTCGAACGACGTGGTGGGCCGAGGAGCGACTGTCGGGGGTGGGAGTGGAAATCTTGCCCAAGAGGAGCACGCCACCATTGGAGGCGGGCTGGATAACCGTGCGCTCAAAGCTGATGCTACCGTCGGGGGCGGGAATGCAAATGTTGCAAGGGGTTTCGGTACCGTAGTGTCTGGTGGTGACACTAACCAGGCCGACGAAGCGTATTCGACGGTCGCGGGGGGTGAGGCCAACAGTACGTCTGCTCCGTATTCGACCGTCGGCGGCGGGCACATCAACGTCGCGAGTGCGGAGAAATCGACCATCTCGGGCGGGGTCCGAAACGAGGCGACCGGCGGGTACGCGACGGTCGGCGGGGGCGAGGAGAACACGGCGGAGGATTTCGGCGCGACCACCGCCGGCGGGTACCAGAACCGTGCGTCAAGCCAGGGGTCGTCCGTCGCCGGTGGCACAAAGAACGTCGCGAACGGCTCCGATGCGGCCGTCGGCGGCGGGCACCTCAACGGTGCGAGCGGCTACCGGTCGACCGTCGGCGGGGGGACCAACAGCAGCGCGTCGGGTCGTGAGTCGACCGTCGCGGGCGGGTCGAGAAACGAGGCCGACGCGGACCGTTCGGCGGTCGGGGGTGGCTACTCGAACTTCGCTAGAGGGGAGGCCTCGACCGTGCCTGGCGGCTCCGTGAACGCCGCGAACGGCGACTACGCGTTCGCCGCCGGCCGGAAGGCGAACGCCGAGGGGAACGGCACCTTCGTCTGGGGTGATTCATCCGACAACGGGGTCACCGCCACCCAGGACGACGAGTTCAAAGTACAGGCCGGCGGTGGCGCAGTCATCTTCTCGTCGAGCGACCACTCGTCCGGGGTCAATCTCCGGTCGGGATCGGGGTCGTGGTCGGCGTGGTCCACGCGGGCCAGCAAGGCGAACGTCGAGGCCGTCGACCCCGAGACGGTGCTGGACGGGGTCGAATCGCTCGACATCTCCACCTGGAACTACCGGGCACAGGGCGCCGAGACCCGACACATGGGGCCGATGGCCGAGGAGTTCGCCGAGGCGTTCGGACTCGGCGCGGACGACGAGCGCATCAGCAACGTGGACGCCGATGGAGTGGCGTTCGCCGCGATACAGGGGCTGGCCGAGCGACTGGACGAGCGAGAGGCGCGCGTCGAGGAACTGGAATCGGAGAACGAGGAACTGCGCGACCGGCTCTCGGCGCTGGAAGCGCGTGTCGAATCGATGGCGACGACCGACGGAGCGGCGAGCGACCCCGCCCTTGCGGACGACTGA
- a CDS encoding ABC transporter substrate-binding protein translates to MTGSVTVALDWTPNTNHVGFYLAREAGHYEAAGVDASFLSPAVDDYETTPAKRVAAGDADLAVAPSESAISYHTHPAYPSLTAVAALCQRDTSAIAVLESSDVERPRALDGRTYASYDARFEDDIVRHLVQNDGGEGDVDIVTPPKLGIPNTIVDGSADATWVFEPWEGLLAERAGHALRTFGLDEYDVPYGYTPVLLAHPDALADPDGTLASFLDATARGYREAAADPERAADALSGEDGPNLDDHEFLVESARRLSGAFLTEDGEWGRMAHERWATFVDWLAKNEILRTLDGDHLPASELDAGTLYTNDLLG, encoded by the coding sequence ATGACCGGCAGCGTGACCGTCGCCCTGGACTGGACGCCGAACACGAACCACGTGGGGTTCTACCTCGCCCGCGAGGCCGGCCACTACGAGGCGGCCGGCGTCGACGCCTCGTTCCTGTCGCCCGCCGTGGACGACTACGAGACGACGCCCGCCAAGCGAGTCGCGGCCGGTGACGCGGACCTCGCGGTGGCGCCCTCGGAGAGCGCCATCAGCTACCACACGCACCCGGCGTACCCGTCGCTGACGGCCGTCGCTGCGCTCTGCCAGCGCGACACGAGCGCCATCGCCGTGCTCGAATCGAGCGACGTCGAGCGACCCCGTGCTCTCGACGGGCGAACCTACGCCTCCTACGACGCCCGGTTCGAGGACGACATCGTGCGACACCTCGTCCAGAACGACGGGGGCGAAGGGGACGTGGACATCGTCACTCCGCCGAAACTCGGCATCCCGAACACCATCGTCGACGGGAGCGCCGACGCGACGTGGGTGTTCGAGCCGTGGGAGGGCCTCCTCGCCGAGCGCGCGGGCCACGCGCTCCGTACCTTCGGCCTCGACGAGTACGACGTGCCCTACGGGTACACGCCGGTGTTGCTGGCCCACCCGGACGCGCTGGCGGACCCGGACGGGACGCTCGCGTCGTTCCTCGACGCCACCGCCCGTGGCTACCGCGAGGCCGCCGCCGACCCCGAGCGAGCGGCCGACGCGCTCTCCGGCGAGGACGGGCCGAACCTCGACGACCACGAGTTCCTCGTCGAGAGTGCCCGTCGGCTCTCCGGCGCGTTCCTGACCGAGGACGGCGAGTGGGGCCGGATGGCCCACGAGCGGTGGGCCACGTTCGTCGACTGGCTGGCGAAGAACGAGATACTGCGGACGCTGGACGGCGACCACCTGCCCGCGAGCGAACTCGACGCCGGCACGCTCTACACGAACGACCTGCTCGGCTGA
- a CDS encoding YqcI/YcgG family protein, whose product MNEPGLQSLMDQSTFAERVESGTGPDWVRAHWETFHEGLTGEHEGSPFPCFFGAESVRAGDPLYTVVPSMTDKDALLSLRDVLVEYLDVWPAHSERASLVTFFAPPEGEWGEREYHEALWHVLQFLHVHDPAPWPEAIPTDPEDPYWEFSFAGHPMFPTCRAPFYDERRSRYCPVGLEITFQPRELFERLEVTAESEAGQQARGVIQDRLVDYDGVCPHADIGDYGSDLEWPQYMLSADDAEAPDECPIEISRDHPRVSPALDPGVSRPLPRQPSD is encoded by the coding sequence ATGAACGAACCCGGCCTCCAGAGCCTGATGGACCAGTCGACGTTCGCCGAGCGCGTCGAATCCGGAACGGGACCCGACTGGGTGCGTGCGCACTGGGAGACGTTCCACGAGGGGCTCACCGGCGAGCACGAGGGGTCGCCGTTCCCGTGTTTCTTCGGCGCCGAGTCGGTGCGGGCGGGGGACCCGCTCTACACCGTCGTCCCCTCCATGACCGACAAGGACGCCCTCCTCTCGCTCCGTGACGTGCTGGTCGAGTACCTCGACGTGTGGCCGGCCCACTCCGAGCGGGCGTCGCTGGTGACGTTCTTCGCCCCGCCCGAGGGTGAGTGGGGCGAGCGGGAGTACCACGAGGCGCTCTGGCACGTCCTCCAGTTCCTCCACGTCCACGACCCGGCGCCGTGGCCCGAGGCCATCCCGACCGACCCCGAGGACCCATACTGGGAGTTCTCCTTCGCCGGTCACCCGATGTTCCCCACCTGCCGCGCGCCGTTCTACGACGAGCGCCGGAGCCGGTACTGCCCGGTGGGGCTCGAGATCACGTTCCAGCCCCGCGAACTGTTCGAGCGCCTCGAGGTCACCGCCGAGAGCGAGGCCGGCCAGCAGGCCCGCGGGGTAATCCAGGACCGACTCGTCGACTACGACGGCGTCTGCCCTCACGCCGACATCGGCGACTACGGGTCGGATCTCGAGTGGCCCCAATACATGCTCTCGGCGGACGACGCGGAGGCGCCCGACGAGTGCCCCATCGAGATATCGCGGGACCACCCGAGGGTCTCGCCGGCGCTCGACCCCGGCGTCTCGCGACCGCTCCCGCGCCAGCCCTCGGACTGA